TCTTGCGGGGGTCCCGGCAGCTGCGGCTGCTGCTCGTCCTCTTGGTCCTCACCGCCTTCACGCTGACCGCGCTCGACTACCGGGCCGGTGGCGGCTCGGCCTTCGGGCCGGTCCGCCGCGGCGTCGACGCGGTCTTCGGGCCGGCGCAGCGCGCCGTGGGGGGAGCAGCGCGGTCGGTAGGCGACGCCCTGGGTGGGCTGCCCAACATCGGGACCTACCGCGGCGACAACGAGGCCCTCAAGGCGGAGAACGAGCGGCTCACGGCCCTGCTCGCCGAGACCGACGACCTGCGCCGTCTCGAGAAGCAGTGGAACGACCTGCTGAAGCTCAAGGACTACGGCACCTACACCGTGGTGCCGGCCCGCATCTCGGGCTTCGGCAGCGCCTTCGGCTTCGAGCGCACCGTGACGCTCGACGCGGGCTCCAAGGACGGCGTCAAGGTCGACCAGCCGGTGGTCAACGGCCAGGGGCTGGTCGGGCGGGTCAAGCGGGTCGGGCCCTTCACCAGCACGATCGTGCTGGTCACCGACGAGCTGTTCACCGTGGGCGTCGTGCTCGACAAGCGCAGCACCTTCGGCTTCGTCGACGGTGACGGCGGCGAGGCGATGACGCTGAAGATCCCGCAGCGCGACGGCAAGGTCGAGGTGGGCGACCTGCTGCTCACCACCGGCTCCAGCGTGGCCGTCCCCGGCATCCCGGTCGGCCGGGTCACCAAGGTGGCCGGCGGCGGGGGAGGGCTGGCCCGCAGCGCCGACGTCGACCCGATCGTCGACCTCGGCGCGCTCGACGTCGTCGGCATCGTCACCGACGGGCCGCGCTCGACGCCGCGGCTGCCGATCCCGCCGTCGCCGGTGCCGACGCCCGCTCCGCCCCGACCCTCGGTGACCGCCACCCCGAGCGCCACGCCGAGCGCCACCCCCTCGCGGTGACGCCCACCCGGTTCCTGCTCGGCGCCGCCACCGTCCTCACCGCCCTGCTCCTGCAGACCACCGTCGTCACGCGGCTGCCGCTGCCGGGCGTCGAGCCCGACCTGCTGCTCGTGCTCGTCGTCGCCTTCGCGCTCGCCGAGGGGCCGCTGTCGGGCATGACGACAGGCTTCGTCGCCGGGCTGCTCAGCGATCTGCTGTCGACCCACGAGGTCGGCCGGCTGGCACTTGCCTACGCCCTCGCCGGCTACGTCGCCGGGATGCTGCGCGACGACGCCGACCGCTCCGCGCTGCTGCCCTTCGGGGCGGTCGCGCTCGGCGGCATGACGGCCCTGCTCGCCTTCGCCGCGGAGGGCGTCCTGCTCGGCGACACCCGCATCACCTGGGGCGCGACAGCACTCGGCCTGGCGAGCTCGGTCCCGTACGATGTGGTCCTGACGCCGTTCGTGGTCCCCGTCGTCGGGGCCCTCGTCCGCAGGCTCGACGTGGACCCGCTCCGGCGTTGATCCCGACCGACCCCTGCCCCTGAGGAGCACCCCGGCGTGAGCGATCGCTCCCGGCTCCGGCTCTTCGTCCTGCAGGTCCTCGTCGTCTCGATCCTCGCCACGCTGCTCGGCCGCCTCTGGTACATCCAGGTCTACCGCGGCGAGTCCTTCGCACAGGCCGCCAACTCCAACCGCGTCCGCGAGGTCATCACCCCCGCGCCCCGCGGCGTCGTCGTCGACGCC
The sequence above is a segment of the Mycobacteriales bacterium genome. Coding sequences within it:
- the mreC gene encoding rod shape-determining protein MreC; translation: MRGSRQLRLLLVLLVLTAFTLTALDYRAGGGSAFGPVRRGVDAVFGPAQRAVGGAARSVGDALGGLPNIGTYRGDNEALKAENERLTALLAETDDLRRLEKQWNDLLKLKDYGTYTVVPARISGFGSAFGFERTVTLDAGSKDGVKVDQPVVNGQGLVGRVKRVGPFTSTIVLVTDELFTVGVVLDKRSTFGFVDGDGGEAMTLKIPQRDGKVEVGDLLLTTGSSVAVPGIPVGRVTKVAGGGGGLARSADVDPIVDLGALDVVGIVTDGPRSTPRLPIPPSPVPTPAPPRPSVTATPSATPSATPSR
- the mreD gene encoding rod shape-determining protein MreD — translated: MTPTRFLLGAATVLTALLLQTTVVTRLPLPGVEPDLLLVLVVAFALAEGPLSGMTTGFVAGLLSDLLSTHEVGRLALAYALAGYVAGMLRDDADRSALLPFGAVALGGMTALLAFAAEGVLLGDTRITWGATALGLASSVPYDVVLTPFVVPVVGALVRRLDVDPLRR